TTTCACTAGCCTAACATATGCTCATTAGAAGTAGGCTACTTATCCATTCAAGATAGATCCACTAGTAGTATTCATCCCTGTTGTTAAAGGCACAATGTGTAAGATTTTatataatgttatttattctgttgacttgtgtacttacattacaTCCCATACGCTtacaagaatgtttaaatccagagaaataagcaattttaaccaggacatggaccgtgtgtcgcctatcaatgacaccATACCTGCATttctacattaaaaaaaaacacaaccttGGTGAAATtttacggaaatttccgttaacccgtaaaacacaaactaatgtaACGTGTAATTCAaaacttcatatttatacagtacattgtgcacTATTGTTACAGACTTTTTTACAAAGTTAATTGCCGTTCTTATAACTTAGCCTGTGcgctgccacacacacacacacacagacggcACAAGACCCCAAGCCAAGTAAATGTATTTTGCCAGATGAACAATTAAAGTGATTGTGCACTATTCAAAAACAACAATATGGAAAACGTATCTGTTTAGTGCTCAGCTTTTTTCTGTGACACAGAGCCAAGCCGTATCGCATCTATGACAACGCCCTGAACTAATGCCTGAAAACCGAACACTCATACTACCCGCCggaaaaagtcttaaaactacattttgtgacacaataacagTAGTATTATTACATTAGGTTGGTTTTCTCATCCACTACTGATGTTTGTTGGTCTGTGTTAGATGCATTCTGTGATACCGGTCTGTCTAAAGACCACACGAGTCTCCTCTCCATGCAGATCAAGGACACATCCAGGGATTTGAACTGTACTTGGCTAGATGTGAACTTTCAATTGGAACAGTACTTGGGTAGCCACTGATGACGATTGACAAGTCCACGAGAACACAAgtacagacaaaaacacatatTGAGAAATGACCTAcactaaaaaaatgtgtttgattatttaattgtgtacatcaGTCCCATATGAATCAATTgtgttaaacaaacataatttgttcatgtaacaTCAACATCATGGATTGAATACATTTTAGAGACTCAATTaagtacaaccccaaatcagaaaaagttgggacagtatggaatgtgcaaataaaaaaaaagaagtgatttctaaaattactttgacttgtatttcattgcagacaatatgaacacaaaatatttcatgttttgtctggtcaacttcatgtcatttgtaaatatgcatcctttcctgtcattcagacctgcaacacatttcacaaaacgttgggacagtaaagcatttaccactttgtaatgttgccattccttttcacaacacttaaaagacgtttagggactgaagacaccaagtgatgaagtgtttcaggtgtaattttgtcccattcttcctgcaaacaagtcttaaggtgggcaacagtacggggtcttcgttgtcgcattttgcgcttcaaaatgtgccacacattctctattggagaccggtcgggactgcaggcaggccagtcaagtacccgtaccctcttcctccgcagccaggactttgtaatgtgtgcagaatgtggttttgcattgtcttgttgaaatatgcaaaaagatatcttcttgaaggcagcatattatgctccaaaatctctatgtacttttcagcattaatggtgccttcacaaaAGTGCacgttacctttgccaagggcactaacacaaccccataccatgacagaccctggcttttggacttgttgctggtaacagtctggatgatccttttcttctttggtccggagcacacagcgtccattcctcccaaaaaatacctgaaatactgattcatctgaccacagtacacatttccactgtgtgatggtccatcccagatgcctccgagcccagagaagtcgacgacgcttctggacactgttaacataaggcttccttttggcacaggacagttttaactggcatttgtggatgtaactatctattgtggtacttgacaaaggtttgccaaagtagtcctgagcccatgtggtgatatcgcttatagatgaatgatgattcttgatgcagtgccgcctgagggatcggagatcacggttgttcagcttaggcttgcggccttgtcctttacgcactgaaattcctccagattccttgaatcttgtaattatgttatgcactgttgaattgtgaaatatccaaatctctttttatctttctttgaggaacattgtttttaaacatttcaataattttctcacgtatttgttggcaaactggcgatcctcggcccatctttgctcctaaaggattagatctttcttggatgctgcttttgcaccaaatcataatttcaatcacctgttgacatcacctgtttcaaatcacatcattatttaacccttttacctcattactagccctaaattgctcctgtcccaacttttttgaaatgtgttgcaggtctgaatgacaggaaagggtgcatatttacaaatgacatgaagttgaccagacaaaacatgaaatattttgtgttcatattgtctgcaatgaaatacaagtcaaagtaaatttagaaatcactactttcttttattatttgcgttttccaaaccgtcccaactttttctgatttggggttgtaatttcaaagtgaatttattaTGACTTCCTATCATGATTTAGACATTTTATGCATTAAAAGCTCCTTCAGCAAAGTCATTATGACATTACTTGTAATAGTCCACATCCTAAACAAATGCTCATctcttctccacaatggtaACCATGATTTAAATCGTTCTAATAATTTCAACATAATTGAGTGTTAAACTCAATTAAACACAATAAAGTCTCCCCCTTTCTatttttgctcaaaaatacataaaaaaacacttttacatataaaataacaacactTACTTGCTCTTGATTTTGCCAAATGCAaatcatgctgggaactaacaagccacgcccagtttcagttaatgcaacacaaatcattcatgtaaaacaacacaaacggattaagtttgacttcagtttgacttatatttaagtggattgaacacaaacaaattaAGTTTGcacaaaatgtatagcaattgtgttgctttagctaattttaattaagtcctgaaaagtgaagccaacGCATCTTGATCGCCCCCTGGTGACTGGATGCAGTATAGCTCATAAACCCCACCCTCTCCATTAAAATTTAATGGGACatagacaaactaaacaaacatattacacttcaaatatttttttccccaaagatGGTTACATTCATTTTAGGCTGTTTTTGTCACGCTGATGTGAGTCAAGTGTTTGTTCTTTAAATAAGTTtgttaaatagttaaataagttaaatagttagttatttgatgctataataGGAGTCGTCACTGAGGCACAAACGGACATTTTTTGGGAACTTCGCAAAgagattggagctttaactttaatctttacatttccataactgtttattttacataaaGTTATTGATTAGGCGGGAGCGTGGATGGAACTTCACGCTCACTACTGAGCAGACTCGAGAGTCAAGATGTCTTATTTGAACACTGGTGACTTCACTTACGTCAACTGAGGAAAGTAAAGGTGCGTCGTCCATCTTTTTTTATAGTCTTtggttttattagacaggtgagcaactgtttggatcattgatggacagaaactaatgattgttTTCCAGCTCAACAcatttagtcttattgtttaaatctgctgttcttgatttaccgcacaGAGTACCGTGTTTTACTATGCCTAATATGATCTCACTCAAGGCAGTGTGAACAAGTATCTCATAgtagcgccgagcgaacgcacagagtaacataaCATCACTACACGCTCAGATGTGTGTAATATGATAAACCAGTGCTGCGTTACCCAACACACACGAGCGGAAGAAGCGGAAGCAGCGAGTTCGTGACTGAAGAAGAATAAAAGCAACGCCGAatcaaaacatcatcaaagtacacctttgttttgaataagcaacctctagtggtgaaaattacatactgtgcctttaatagAAACATTTCTCACTAGTTCACTAGTTAAGAAGTGAATAGTTAATATCAGAGCAACAGATAACCTATGATTCAGTGGTAAAAATATGCAATTCATTACCAGTAACAGTGGGATAGTTACTTATCATTATCATTCTAGTAGCAAATCACGCAAACAAGTCCTAGTGACGAAATGAATAGACACTTGAACACTGAATAGTTGTTAGTGAAACAAAAATAGATACTAGTCTGTGTTGAATTATTTACTTGTAATTAAAATATGTACCCTACTAGTAACAAAAATAGATATTAGttgtaaagaaaataaatgttaaaaaggcTTTCCCTATAGTTTAGTTAAACAGGATTCACAGAGGATTACGACTGCCATGAAAGAATTTGTCCACACAGTTTAGCTTTCCATTCACCTTTTTAGTTGTCTAAAATCAAATAATCACCAGTTTGATATATTTTGTTAATAGGCTTTAAAAGCGGTCCTTTCATCAAGATTTAGACGGCCAAGTGCAGTGAGATTTATTAACCATTTGGCACTTATCCTTCTGTCAAATAGTCTACAGTATATACTGTATCTTATTGGAATTCCTAAATTAATACTAAGACGCTTTATGTTTTCAACCAACGAACCATGCATGTGTGGCAAAGTTaaatgtgagtgtgagtgtgtgtgtgtgtgtgtgtgtgtgtgtgtgtgtgtgtgtgtggtgttcttGCAGATTTTGTGCTGTCAAAGTTACTCACTAGGGGGAGACATTAACTACGTCAGTGACATCAAGTTTTAGAGCAGGTGCATTACAATGAAGACAAAGTTATCAGCATTTTCAAACACACTGTTTCACTCTTAagtgaaaataatagtttatttaatttcatgttTTCCTAATAGTTTAATCCCCTGTGTGAGCTAATAGCGTCCAATATTATAAGTTATTAACCCTAAAATGGCTTAACCCTAAAATTCTCTCGTAACTTAAACTAAACATTCTTTGTAAAATACTCTTAAACAATAAGTATAATGCCTATTTATGAAACTATTATAGCATACTGTATCATATTTAATACACACATTTCTATAAATGATGCATTAATGTTCATATTCATGTGAGTATATCAGGCTTTTATGGGTCATATATGCAGTTCATTGCAAATCAATGATAATTGAGAGATGGACAGATGAATGTTACCCAAAATCCTGTTGTGTCATATTTGACATttacattaacattaaaaaactaattttaacattaaaatattttgtgaatAATCAAGAAAGCCACATTGCTTCAGTCCTCTCTTACATATactttataaaaatcattaaagATCTATGagcaaaaaagataaaaaagttTAACTAAGGACAGAAGACACAAAGTATATTGTGTACAAGAGTTTTTTAATCATTTACAAGGGATGTGTGTATTAAATATGATACAATGATACCTAGAATATGATACCTAGAGATGTGTAtgatacattataatatattcataaataggcattatatttatttattatttattcaattttacAAAGAATGTTTAAGTTATgagagaatacatttttaattaacaaGCATCCCCtccccaaaataaataaataaataaataaataaataaatgtatacccCCAAACTGACATAATGGGGGGAtacaaacattaaataaaaaataaaagtcatgtttaataaaacaaaaaaacaaaaaaaaaatcatgaaatgAGGGAAAATAGTAATACATTCCTTTTCTGATTGCTCTTTATGGTCTTATCATTTTTAGGGTTAACAATATTCTGTGTGCACCAAATTATTATCCGATTTgttacatttgatttcaataGTCTcgatattttattttgaaaacttttattttgaaaataaaaaaatatttacgtGGACTATCCCGGAAGTAAAATCCTTTCTGAAgcttgtgtctgtgtgtacatTGCTGAAAATCCTCCGCAGGTATTAATACAGGAGCCATATGAAGAATTAGCTACATTTGATATTAAATAGTCTATTATAAACGCACATGCATTGCAGAAGATAAAGCAGCTAGCTTGTGAAGAAGACGCAATTGTATTGATGTGGAATTGGACCAGGTGTTAGAATACAAAAGGATTCCAGTCCAGCACAAGGTGTCGGGATGAGCTTCTTCAGTTTCGGACAAAGTGCTGAAATTGACATAGTTTTAAATGATGCCGAGACGAGAAAAAAGGCCGAGCACAAAACGGAGGACGGGAAAAAGGACAAATACTTTCTGTTTTACGACGGGGAGACAGTCTCTGGGAAAGTCAACGTAACCCTGAAAAATCCAGGGAAGAGGCTCGAGCATCAAGGCATCAAAATAGAGTTTATCGGGCAGATCGGTAAGTGCAACGTAGCAGGAACGAGCGATGCTTGAGGACCGCCGTAACGTGATAATTCAATACAAGATTCACCTCttcaaatttattttataatgcaaGTGTCATTAAGGGGACTCCGACTGAAGCTTTAAAAATGCTGAAGTGTCAAATTACAAAAACCTAGTCTCGTGACACATGACACATTAGCGATGTTTGATTCGTGATCGAATCGTTCTCTCGAGTGAATCGAACGAATCGGTTCACATAAATAATGATTCCTTTATGATGCAGATCCCTCGGAAATCGTTCCTTGGTACTTTTTATATTACAGGAAAATATTAAACTAATATGTTATTTCTCATTCATCCAACAAATCGTTACTCACCGACCTGTTGATCCGAGAACCGTCCAGTTTAGCTATTTTCTGTAAATaatcgagaaccaatgaggcgatttttttttttttttagcgaAAAAGTAGACGTTATAaattatttgttaaataaatagcGCTAACGCTTTTCATCTAAGAAATGTAAACAATTTACAATCATAATGTCGCTTTGTACTTTGAATCGGATTGTTCAAAAGAACCGATTCCCCGAAGTGAGTCTACTTCCTATCTCTAGTAAAAAAGGCGGTTTAGGAGCCACACCTCTGGATGCTAACCACACGCCATGCATCCTCTTTCATTAATGAAGTTTCCCTAAAGTATGATTGCCACTCCTTGTTCTAATATGCAATAAATAACCCTTGAAGCATCATCAAGAAATGTGTTTGTAAAGAATGTCAAATGTTTTCCCTGAGGTTATTTTTATACATGCTTACATGGTATTGCCATGTATTACATGGTATTATATAacatttgctcaccctcaaatcCTGAGAAACCTAACAAGCTCAAACCATTAAATAAAATTGTTCAAATTTGAAAGAATACACaaatatgcaaatgtattaagAAATCACCTTTTTTCTTGTGTCTCTTATTTTCCTTGTAGAATTGTACTATGACAGAGGAAACCATCACGAGTTTGTCTCTCTGGTAAAGGATTTAGCTCGGCCTGGCGAAATGGCTCAATCTCAGACCTTTGACTTTGAGTTCACACACGTGGAGAAACCGTACGAGTCCTACacaggccaaaatgtaaaaCTACGGTATGTGTTCCTGTCATATAGTTCAGTAAATATTGTGTATGTGAGCTGAGCTGACACAAAATGTTGTACATTTGTTTAAATATCTAAAAGGTTTTATTGTAAACTCTCATTTTTTCCCTCAGCTATTTCCTGCGGGCAACCATCAGCAGGAGACTGAACGACGTCTGCAAAGAGATGGACATCGTAGTGCATACGCTCAGCACATATCCAGAACTCAACTCCTCCATAAAGATGGAAGTGGGAATTGAGGACTGTCTGCATATTGAGTTTGAGTACAACAAGTCCAAGTAAGTGTGAAAAACAGCCAAGATGTTAAAATAGTTCAACAAAATGTAAATGTCTCCTACTGATTTATTCTTTGCATTTTCCCCTGTTTTTTCTTCCCTCCTTAAAATCTTGAAAATGGCAGGTATCATCTGAAAGATGTGATTGTGGGGAAGATCTATTTCCTATTGGTGCGGATTAAGATCAAACACATGGAAATCGATATTATTAAACGGGAGACAACAGGGACGGGACCAAACGTGTACCATGAAAATGACACCATTGCAAAATACGAGATAATGGATGGAGCACCTGTCCGAGGTATGAAAcaattcttaaagggatagttcacataaaaatgaaaattatcccattatttactcaccctcaagccatcttaggtgtataggactttcttctttcagacgaacacaatcagagttatattaaattatatcctggctcttcccatctctgtggaagagccaggatataatgtaatataactctgattgtgttcgtctgaaagaagaaagtcctatacacctaagatggcttgagggtgagtaaattatgggatcattttaatttttgggtggtCTATCCCTTTAACACGCCTCCTGATGGTCACTTGTATTTATTAAGATGAAGTTTCTGTTggattaaaggtgcagtaagtaATTTCTGAGATGCTTTTGAAAGTGGAGCACCATAACATATTTATAGCAattcagcagtagggggcgtgtccaaccatgatgggggaggagagagagctaATCAGCAGTAGGAGGCGTGTCCAaccatgatgg
The window above is part of the Pseudorasbora parva isolate DD20220531a chromosome 23, ASM2467924v1, whole genome shotgun sequence genome. Proteins encoded here:
- the vps26bl gene encoding vacuolar protein sorting-associated protein 26B-like; protein product: MSFFSFGQSAEIDIVLNDAETRKKAEHKTEDGKKDKYFLFYDGETVSGKVNVTLKNPGKRLEHQGIKIEFIGQIELYYDRGNHHEFVSLVKDLARPGEMAQSQTFDFEFTHVEKPYESYTGQNVKLRYFLRATISRRLNDVCKEMDIVVHTLSTYPELNSSIKMEVGIEDCLHIEFEYNKSKYHLKDVIVGKIYFLLVRIKIKHMEIDIIKRETTGTGPNVYHENDTIAKYEIMDGAPVRGESIPIRLFLAGYEMTPTMRDINKKFSVRYYLNLVLIDEEERRYFKQQEITLWRKGDVVRKSMSHQAAIASQRFEGSASSEKALSQAKEDSN